The following proteins are encoded in a genomic region of Neomonachus schauinslandi chromosome 7, ASM220157v2, whole genome shotgun sequence:
- the LOC110581177 gene encoding ATP synthase F(0) complex subunit C3, mitochondrial-like, which yields MFTCAKLACHALIRPGSRVAYEPISASVLSRPEARTGEGSTVFNGAQNGVSHLIQREFQTSAISRDIDTAAKFIGAGAATVGVTGSVAGIGTVSGSLIIGYARNPMLKQQLFLYAILGFALSEGMGLSCLMVAFLILFAM from the coding sequence ATGTTCACCTGTGCCAAGCTCGCCTGCCACGCTCTGATCCGACCTGGATCCAGAGTTGCCTATGAACCAATTTCTGCATCAGTGTTATCTCGACCAGAGGCTAGGACTGGAGAGGGCTCTACGGTATTTAATGGGGCCCAGAATGGTGTGTCTCATCTAATCCAAAGGGAGTTTCAGACCAGTGCCATCAGCAGAGACATTGATACTGCTGCCAAATTTATTGGTGCAGGTGCTGCAACAGTGGGAGTGACTGGTTCTGTTGCTGGTATTGGAACAGTCTCTGGCAGCCTTATAATTGGTTATGCCAGAAACCCTATGCTAAAGCAGCAGCTGTTCTTATATGCTATCCTGGGATTTGCCCTGTCTGAAGGTATGGGTCTCTCTTGTTTGATGGTTGCTTTCTTGATTTTGTTTGCCATGTAA